The Pelmatolapia mariae isolate MD_Pm_ZW linkage group LG2, Pm_UMD_F_2, whole genome shotgun sequence sequence TGTTGCACCAATTTTCCCAAGAATCATTTCACCAGCACGGGTAGCGGGGTCATAATTTGCCCCTGCTGCAACACAACAAGGACTTTGTGGATAGAGAACAATACTTTCACCAGCAACAGTTTGTTTGGGATCAGATGGGAACGGGCCAGATGAGTTCTACTTGGCAGATTTGATCACTTTGAGTCGTGCGTACGTCCTGCACCCGATTATGCTCAGTCCCTTTGGGCTGAACAGACGTCAACAACGAAGATGGCCACATGAGCAACCATGATGTATAGTTCCACAAATTCAAAGCGAGTCTTCTAGTGCTGCATGTTGGGCTGACACCACCCCGAGCTAAGAAATCTATTAGTTTGATCACTGCTAAAGCATAATGATAAAATAAGAGTTACTTAAAATATTTCATAAAAtagatttctgatttttttttggtTGCAAAATTGTGGTTTGTGTCTTctattaatagtaatttaaTTGATTTGATTCAATCTGTTGGCCAGTGTATACCAGTGCATGTTTCAGCCCATTAAACTGCAGATCCTTCACTTTTCTACTGATCGTACTTCTGAGTACAACTGATAATAAGGgtaattatatatataaaattcagCCACAGGTTAAACTCATATCACAGAGACAGGAAACTCAGTGTAACACCTTCAACACTGAGCAGGGCTGCCACTGATGTTTGGCAACAAGCTCTTAACCTGAGGTATCGACAGCACCAAAAAGAGGCTTTCAAAACATTACCCGGCTCTAGAAAATATTTAATTAGGTTGAGCTCAAATGTCAAAGCCCTTCTTATACTAGGAAATACACTAAGGCCCAAAGTTGCCCTTGAAGACAGGAAGCAGCTTTAAAAACCAGtggtttgtaaaaaaaaacaaaaaaaaaaccccagctgtTATTTAATGGGCTTTAACAGTTTGTTGCTGAATCATTGCCACTTATTACTTAGGATGTAGGCTCTGTATAGAgcacaggaaatgtttttgtaatGCGTGTCAAGGAGTGAAGTTTTGTACTGGAAAAGGTTCATGTAGTTGTGTTTGGGTAGCTGATACATTTGTGTAAATTTGTTAATAAAGATTTGATCTAAATGTGTAAGGGATCAGTTTGGGGATTTAAGCAGCATTTCAATTTGAATTTTTTGAGTAATGATTAACCTGACATGGGGAATTCATTCTGTGGGAACAGAGTTTCCTGGGAACTGCATTTTGTGCCCTCAGGCTTATTGTAATCAGGAACGGGATTATTAACAGTTTCTATTACCTGTAAATGGGTCTGTAATTATGATGGTATCACAGGTCTGTGTGATCCCAGTGTTCAAgagaaacatgcaaacacagcaCTGAAGTTGtgcaaaaagtttattttgcattCTGTATATTAAAAAGCATCTTTCAGGAATGAGACCTGCCCAATCCTGTACTGACACATTTCCAGTGTACACATCTTTACATTCAAATactggtgcaaaaatactgtcATCAACTACAGAAtagaggaaaagggaaaaaaaataaatataaaaaaaagaaaaaaaaatacagtgggCCTCCTGTCAGAGTTTCATACAGAAAAATAACTCACTTTAAAAACTACAGGAAGGCAATCAGGTTCCAGTGCATGGCAGACTACATGTAGCTGATGGTTAAAACCACACATGGGTAATGGTTTAGCGTCTCATCTTCACCCCTAGTTGAAGTCGTGAACAACAGGACTGGCAGAGGAGTAGAGCTTCCTCTTGACCAGTCGGTACTCTGGTCTCAGCTTCAAAACTTTGTTGGTATCGAAGATGTTCTTGAATGACGGCCAGCCATCACTTTCTGCCTTGAAGACCACAGACAGCTCGAAAGTTGGCGTGACGCTGGAATCGGGGAAGATGCTCCCAATGTACTTCAGGCCGTCTTTGCCATCGATGTAGAGCTTGATGGAGGCCCCCCGGAGCCCACAGGGCTCATCAGCAGAAGCACGCACCACATCCTGACTAATCCTGGTGGTCATGTGGCGAGGTAGCAGCAGCACCTGGCAGTTGAGGATGGAAGCCTTGGCCTCAGTGAGGCGACGCTCCATCTGCTGAGTCACAACCTGCTGGAAAAGCCGCTGTTCGTGCTCCAGACCAGCGTCCAGGTC is a genomic window containing:
- the si:ch211-39i2.2 gene encoding DNA damage-inducible transcript 4-like protein-like, producing MVYSSALVFGHLLSEEENVVEMIGKCFCPLKITGQKMSSSRRGSVESYEESESISSFADLDAGLEHEQRLFQQVVTQQMERRLTEAKASILNCQVLLLPRHMTTRISQDVVRASADEPCGLRGASIKLYIDGKDGLKYIGSIFPDSSVTPTFELSVVFKAESDGWPSFKNIFDTNKVLKLRPEYRLVKRKLYSSASPVVHDFN